One segment of Desmodus rotundus isolate HL8 chromosome 6, HLdesRot8A.1, whole genome shotgun sequence DNA contains the following:
- the PAPOLB gene encoding poly(A) polymerase beta, with translation MMPFPVTTPGSQQTPPSPRLYGISSPISLAAPKETDCILTQKLIETLKPFGVLEEEEELQRRILILEKLNNLVKEWIREISESKSLPPAIIENVGGKIFTFGSYRLGVHTKGADIDALCVAPRHVDRSDFFTSFYDKLKLHEEVKDLRAVEEAFVPVIRLCFDGIEIDILFARLALQTIPEDLDLRDDSLLKNLDIRCIRSLNGCRVTDEILHLVPNIDNFRLTLRAIKLWAKCHNIYSNILGFLGGVSWAMLVARTCQLYPNAVASTLVRKFFLVFSEWEWPNPVLLKEPEERNLNLPVWDPRVNPSDRYHLMPIITPAYPQQNSTYNVSVSTRMVMIEEFKQGLAITHEILLSKAEWSKLFEAPSFFQKYKHYIVLLASAPTEKQHLEWVGLVESKIRILVGSLEKNEFITLAHVNPQSFPAPKENPDKEEFCTMWVIGLVLKKPENSEVLSIDLTYDIQSFTDTVYRQAINSKMFEMDMKIDAMHLRKKELHQLLPNHVLQKKKTRSAEGVGLTALNDSGLDSSAASENSVAAVTGACQGRNSPALAVMAASVTSVQVTEVSLQQVSPSEDAQGAPSESTPPTAPHAAVSPPPKPSITRVVSSTLLANHPPRPSGSTATNIANPIVGV, from the coding sequence ATGATGCCGTTTCCGGTGACAACCCCCGGATCACAACAGACTCCGCCGTCCCCCAGGCTCTATGGCATCTCCTCCCCCATCAGTTTAGCTGCCCCCAAGGAGACAGACTGCATACTTACTCAGAAATTAATTGAAACCCTGAAGCCCTTCGGGGttttggaagaggaagaggaactgCAGCGCaggattttaattttggaaaaattaaataatctggTAAAGGAATGGATACGAGAAATCAGCGAAAGCAAAAGTCTTCCACCAGCTATAATTGAAAATGTCGGAGGCAAAATCTTCACGTTCGGGTCTTACCGACTAGGAGTGCACACGAAAGGTGCCGACATCGATGCGCTGTGCGTCGCACCGCGACATGTTGACCGAAGTGACTTTTTCACCTCCTTCTATGATAAACTGAAACTACACGAAGAAGTAAAGGATTTAAGGGCTGTTGAGGAGGCATTTGTACCAGTTATCAGACTCTGTTTTGATGGGATAGAGattgatattttatttgcaaGATTAGCACTGCAGACTATTCCAGAAGATTTGGACCTAAGAGATGACAGTCTGCTTAAAAATTTAGATATTAGATGCATAAGAAGCCTTAATGGGTGCCGGGTAACGGACGAAATACTACACCTGGTACCAAACATTGACAACTTCAGGTTAACTCTCAGAGCTATCAAACTGTGGGCTAAGTGTCACAACATCTATTCCAATATACTGGGCTTCCTCGGCGGTGTTTCCTGGGCCATGCTAGTGGCAAGAACGTGCCAGCTCTACCCAAATGCAGTAGCATCAACTCTCGTGCGTAAGTTTTTCTTGGTGTTTTCCGAATGGGAGTGGCCAAACCCAGTGCTACTGAAAGAGCCCGAAGAACGAAATCTTAATTTGCCCGTGTGGGACCCAAGAGTAAATCCCAGTGATAGGTACCATCTTATGCCTATAATTACACCAGCGTACCCGCAGCAGAACTCCACGTACAATGTGTCAGTTTCCACAAGGATGGTCATGATCGAGGAGTTCAAACAGGGGCTTGCGATCACACACGAGATTTTGCTGAGTAAGGCAGAGTGGTCCAAACTTTTTGAGGCTCCAAGCTTCTTTCAGAAGTACAAGCATTATATTGTACTTCTAGCAAGCGCACCAACAGAAAAACAACACCTAGAATGGGTGGGCTTGGTGGAATCAAAAATCCGAATCCTGGTTGGAAGTTTGGAGAAGAATGAATTTATCACACTGGCACATGTGAATCCTCAGTCGTTTCCAGCACCCAAAGAAAATCCTGACAAGGAAGAATTTTGTACAATGTGGGTGATTGGGTTAGTGTTAAAAAAGCCAGAAAATTCTGAAGTGCTCAGTATTGATCTCACCTATGATATCCAGTCTTTCACGGATACAGTTTATAGGCAAGCGATAAACAGTAAGATGTTCGAGATGGATATGAAAATCGATGCAATGCATCTGAGGAAAAAGGAACTTCATCAGCTACTCCCTAATCATGTGCTGCAGAAGAAGAAGACACGCTCTGCGGAAGGCGTCGGCCTGACAGCTTTGAATGACAGCGGTCTCGACTCATCTGCAGCCAGCGAAAACAGCGTGGCTGCCGTCACTGGCGCCTGTCAGGGTAGGAACAGCCCTGCACTGGCGGTGATGGCAGCGTCTGTGACCAGTGTACAAGTTACTGAAGTGTCCTTGCAGCAGGTGAGCCCCAGTGAGGACGCACAGGGTGCCCCGAGTGAGAGCACTCCTCCGACTGCCCCCCACGCAGCCGTCTCTCCTCCTCCGAAGCCCTCGATCACTAGAGTCGTTTCCTCTACACTCTTGGCAAACCATCCACCCAGGCCTTCAGGGAGCACAGCTACAAACATAGCTAATCCTATAGTAGGAGTCTAG